The genomic window CACTTCGAGCGGCTCCCCCTCGACGAGGCCCGCGCGCACATCGAACTCGAGGCGTGGACGTTCGCCGGGAACACGAAGCTCGCGCAGAGGGACGACATCGAGATCCCCACGCGCGCCGGGCGGGTTCCGGGACGCGTGTACCGCGCGGACCTCGACCGTGCGGCATCCGGGATCATCGTCTGCTTCCACGGCGGCGGCTGGGTACTCGGATCGGTCGACAGCGCGGATGCCATGTGCCGCACCCTCGCGAAGACCTCGGGCATGACGGTGGTGTCGGTCGGCTACCGGCTGGCCCCCGAAGCGCCGTTCCCGGCGGGGCTCCACGACAGCGTCGACGCCTTCCGGTGGGTCCGCGACAACGCCTCGCGGTTCGGCGGGACCGCTGACGCGGTCGGTGTCGGCGGCGAGAGCGCGGGCGGCAACCTCTCGGCGGTCGTGGCCTCGGTCACGCGCGACGATGCCGAGGGCGCACCGGCGTTCCAGATCCTGTTCTGTCCCGTCACCGACCTCTCGCGCAAGCACCGCTCGTACGAGCTGTTCGCCGACGGCTTCTTCCTCACGGAGGCGCAGATGGACTGGTACGCCGCGCACTACCTGAGCGGCGGCGGAAGCGCCGATGATCCGCTGGTATCGCCCCTGCGGGCCGAGGACCTCTCGGGCCTGGCCCCGGCGTACGTCGCGGTGTCGGGTTTCGACGTGCTCCGCGACGAGGGCGTCGCCTACGCCGAGCGTCTCGAGGCCGCCGGCGTCGCCACGCACCTCGTGACCCACACCGGCCAGATCCACGGGTTCTTCAACGCCTGCGGAGCGCTGCGTGACGCGCGCGACGCCGTGGCGGATGCCGGCCGGTGGGCCGTGACGACGCTCGCGGCGACGCGGACGGGCGGCATCCGGTGACCGCTGACGCGACGCCCGCCACCCTCACCGCCTACGCCGAACCCACCCGCCCCGTTCGTGCGGGCTGGATCGCGGCCTTCGCCGGGGTGTGGCTCGGACTGTGGATGGCGCAGCTCGTCCCGGTGCAGGTGCTGCTGCCCCTGCAGATCGCCGCGCAGCACGCCTCGGACGACTGGCTCGTCTCGCTCCTCACCTACGGCCTGGTCAGCGCCGTGGCGGGGACGTTCGTGGTCATCGCCTACCCGATCGTCGGTGCGCTGAGCGACCGGACCCGGTCTCGGTTCGGACGCCGTCGCCCCTGGATCCTCGGCGGTGTCGTGCTCGCGGCCGTCGGTCTCGCGCTGCTCGGCGTCCAGACCGAGTCGCTCGGCACGGTGACGATGTGGACCGCGGTGATGATGGGCTTCTGCATGGCCTCCGCCGCCCTCACCGCCGTCATGGCCGACCGCGTGCCCGCGGGGCAGCGGGGGCTCGTGTCGGGCTGGATCTCGGCACCGAACGCGATCGGCATCCTGCTGGGGATCGTGCTGGTCACCGCGGTGTTCACCACGACGGCTTCGGGCTACCTCGCGCTGGCCGTGTGCTGCGTAGGCCTGGCCGTGCCGTTCCTGCTCGTTCTGCGCGACGTTCCGCTGACGACGTCCGAGGCGGCGCTGCTGGGTCCGCTCACCGTCCGCACGATCCTCTCGTCGATCTGGGTCGACCCCCGGCGTCACCCCGACTTCGCGTGGACCGTCGCGAGCCGTGTGCTCATCAACCTCGGCAACGCGATCGCCACGACGATGCTGCTGTACTTCTTCACCTTCGCGCTGAGGGTGGCCGATCCGACCGGCTTCCTCGTCTTCACGACGGTGATCTACATGGTCGTGACGATCGTGGCATCCGTCGCCCTCGGCAAACTCAGCGACGTGGTTCAGCGCCGTCGCGTGTTCGTCCTCGCCTCGGGGGTCGCCCAAGCCGTCTCGGCCCTGCTCCTCGCCGTCGCCCCGGCCGAGTCGACCGCGGTGATCGGCGCCGTGCTGCTCGGGCTCGGTCAGGGGTGCTTCTTCGCCGTCGACCAGGCCCTGGCCACGCAGGTGCTGCCCTCGGCCGAGACGCGCGGCAAGGACGTCGGGATCATGAATATCGCCCTCGCCGGCCCGCAGGCGTTCGGTCCCCTGCTCGGGGCGGGGGCCGTGGTGCTGTTCGGCGGGTTCTCGGGGCTGTTCCTCGCGAGCGGGCTGGCGGGCCTGCTCGGCTCGGTCATCATCATGCGGGTGCGCTCGGTGCGGTGATCGTCGACGGATGCCGGGAGCCCGCGGCATCCGCGCCGTTCCGGCTCAGCCGTAGAGCAGCCGGATGATGCGCTCGACGAGACGGTCGACCTTCGCGGTGCGCCGCATCGTGGTCAACGTCAGCAGCGGGAAGCGCTGACGGGTCAGCGCCTTCGGGTACGCGAACTCACGCAGACCGTCCGCCCCGTGGATGCGCCCGAATCCGGAATCGCCCACCCCGCCGAAGGGGAGGGCGGGGACCGCGGCGAACGAGATGACCGAGTTGATCGCGATCATGCCTCCGCGCAGGCGCAGGGCGAGCTCGCTCCCCCGCCTCCGAGAGAACACCGAGCCCGACAGTCCGTACCGCACGGCGTTGGCCTTCTCGACGGCCTCGTCCATGGATGCCACGCGGTTGACGACCAGGGTCGGGCCGAAGGTCTCTTCGCGCACGGCGTCCGCCTTCTCGTCGACGTCGGTGAGGAGGACGGGTTGCAGGGTGACCCCGGGCGCCGGGGCCGATCCGACGCGCGCCCTCGCGCCCCGCGCGAGCGCGTCGGCGACGTGCGCCCGGACCACGTCGGCCTGGCGCGGCATGGTGAGCGGACCGAGCGTCGCGGCGTCGTCGGCGCCGGCGCGGAGCTCGCGCGTGCGCTCGGCGACGGCCTCGACGAAGCGGTCGTAGATCTTCGCGTGCGCGTAGACGCGCTCGATGCCGATGCAGGTCTGACCCGCGTTCGAGTACGCGCCCCAGACGGCCGCCTCGGCCGCGGCCGCGAGATCGGCGTCCTCGTCGACGAGGAGGGCGTCTT from Microbacterium testaceum includes these protein-coding regions:
- a CDS encoding aldehyde dehydrogenase family protein, producing the protein MDAVTTDTFDSLSPLDGRVVDTFPVRGPAEVVSAVDRARRAAREWRSLGFEGRRRALQAWRRDIVAHLDDLIAVVRAETGKPRGDARLEIMLALDHLAWAATHARPVLRRRRVGAGVLMLNQSASVGYTPYGVVGVIGPWNYPVFTPMGSIAYALAAGNAVVFKPSEYTPGVGVWLQRSFVRAGGSADVFAVVTGLGPTGAALCRAGVDKVAFTGSTATGKAVMAACAESLTPVVIEAGGKDALLVDEDADLAAAAEAAVWGAYSNAGQTCIGIERVYAHAKIYDRFVEAVAERTRELRAGADDAATLGPLTMPRQADVVRAHVADALARGARARVGSAPAPGVTLQPVLLTDVDEKADAVREETFGPTLVVNRVASMDEAVEKANAVRYGLSGSVFSRRRGSELALRLRGGMIAINSVISFAAVPALPFGGVGDSGFGRIHGADGLREFAYPKALTRQRFPLLTLTTMRRTAKVDRLVERIIRLLYG
- a CDS encoding alpha/beta hydrolase, encoding MLRPRPQDHLLRWGARALGSLPPAALRAVNGRPVVIDGNTLHPAVQTSLRVMNDAPGAHFERLPLDEARAHIELEAWTFAGNTKLAQRDDIEIPTRAGRVPGRVYRADLDRAASGIIVCFHGGGWVLGSVDSADAMCRTLAKTSGMTVVSVGYRLAPEAPFPAGLHDSVDAFRWVRDNASRFGGTADAVGVGGESAGGNLSAVVASVTRDDAEGAPAFQILFCPVTDLSRKHRSYELFADGFFLTEAQMDWYAAHYLSGGGSADDPLVSPLRAEDLSGLAPAYVAVSGFDVLRDEGVAYAERLEAAGVATHLVTHTGQIHGFFNACGALRDARDAVADAGRWAVTTLAATRTGGIR
- a CDS encoding MFS transporter; the encoded protein is MGRDDARGDADGRHPVTADATPATLTAYAEPTRPVRAGWIAAFAGVWLGLWMAQLVPVQVLLPLQIAAQHASDDWLVSLLTYGLVSAVAGTFVVIAYPIVGALSDRTRSRFGRRRPWILGGVVLAAVGLALLGVQTESLGTVTMWTAVMMGFCMASAALTAVMADRVPAGQRGLVSGWISAPNAIGILLGIVLVTAVFTTTASGYLALAVCCVGLAVPFLLVLRDVPLTTSEAALLGPLTVRTILSSIWVDPRRHPDFAWTVASRVLINLGNAIATTMLLYFFTFALRVADPTGFLVFTTVIYMVVTIVASVALGKLSDVVQRRRVFVLASGVAQAVSALLLAVAPAESTAVIGAVLLGLGQGCFFAVDQALATQVLPSAETRGKDVGIMNIALAGPQAFGPLLGAGAVVLFGGFSGLFLASGLAGLLGSVIIMRVRSVR